In Buchnera aphidicola (Schlechtendalia peitan), one genomic interval encodes:
- the pheT gene encoding phenylalanine--tRNA ligase subunit beta, which yields MEFSEQWLREWVNPNVDIHLLCNQMTKLGLEVEKIVNIPNICTNLIVGEIIECVQCFNFTKLLVIIVNVGINKYIRVISRNFNFTKGMKVIIATKKSKLFNLKLLDLIKHENIQHDGIICFCEDIGLLNSNKNILELLYNAKIGSDVKQYLSLDDNIIKISSTPNRSDALSVLGIARDIAIWNNVPRPYLKKYCNIVNYLNNVDLLIQDSDVCSRFFGRVINGVDVNVDTPFWMFERLKRSSLETSNIIINIINYVLIELGQPLYIIDLKSVLGKIIVRKSHKNESFITYKNKKIFIENDVIVISDQEKILMLGGHVHSRTSSIDLSSTSLFLGCVSYYSFDITKTFLKYGCKNFFTERYERGVDLNIQYDAIEYVTYLILKFCGGQASNIVKAIKNKKKVDRKIIKLYRKKLCAITGCIISGTLISNYLERLGFEIIINDNNKYWLIKPPSWRFDINIEEDVISELLRIYGYENIYPSPLLTRPDIVRDDEAYTLLNRIKLFLVDQGYHEVITHGFVDPNFQKFFFPNVSPLCLSNPISKEMSSMRMSLWCGLLSSVIYNQNRQENKLRLFESGLCFLKDSKENLGINQSMHLSGILSGYKNEFHWDMLNKKVDFYDVKGDVESILDILGKLHLIQFKNIDIPGLHPKQSTAIFLKDKRIGIIGVIHPYLERQLGLKNKTIVFELIWHEIAHCNSFKFTKISEYPRSTKDISIIVDETISVGDIILVFKQSSFKNIVNICLFDIFRGNKIGIGKKSLTFRLVFENRLKTFTEEEILKILQECILILKLKFNAVLRDN from the coding sequence ATGGAATTTAGTGAACAATGGTTAAGAGAATGGGTGAATCCTAATGTTGATATTCATTTATTATGTAATCAAATGACAAAATTAGGATTAGAAGTAGAAAAAATTGTTAATATTCCAAATATTTGTACTAATTTAATTGTTGGAGAAATAATTGAATGTGTACAATGTTTTAATTTTACTAAACTATTAGTAATAATAGTTAATGTTGGTATCAATAAATATATTCGAGTTATATCAAGAAATTTTAATTTTACAAAAGGAATGAAAGTAATTATAGCTACTAAGAAATCTAAATTATTTAATTTAAAATTATTAGATTTAATAAAACATGAAAATATTCAGCATGATGGGATTATTTGTTTTTGTGAAGATATCGGTTTGTTAAATTCCAATAAAAATATTTTAGAATTATTATACAATGCTAAAATAGGTTCAGATGTAAAACAATATTTATCTCTAGATGACAATATTATTAAGATTAGTAGCACCCCAAATCGTTCAGATGCATTAAGTGTATTAGGAATAGCACGGGATATTGCAATATGGAATAATGTGCCCCGCCCTTATTTAAAAAAATATTGTAATATAGTAAATTATTTAAATAATGTGGATTTATTAATTCAGGATTCAGATGTGTGTTCTCGGTTTTTTGGAAGAGTTATAAATGGCGTTGATGTTAATGTAGATACTCCTTTTTGGATGTTTGAAAGGTTAAAACGTTCTTCTTTAGAAACTTCTAATATTATTATTAATATTATTAATTATGTATTAATAGAGTTAGGACAACCACTATATATTATTGATTTAAAAAGTGTATTAGGAAAAATTATTGTTAGAAAATCGCATAAAAATGAAAGTTTTATTACTTATAAAAATAAAAAAATTTTTATTGAAAATGATGTTATAGTAATTTCGGATCAAGAAAAAATATTGATGTTAGGTGGACACGTTCATTCTAGAACATCGAGTATAGATTTAAGTTCCACTAGTTTATTTTTAGGATGTGTTTCGTATTATAGTTTTGATATTACAAAGACTTTTTTAAAGTATGGGTGCAAAAACTTTTTTACGGAACGTTATGAAAGAGGGGTAGATTTAAATATACAATATGATGCTATTGAGTATGTAACTTATTTAATTTTAAAATTTTGTGGTGGACAAGCGAGCAATATTGTAAAAGCAATTAAAAATAAAAAAAAAGTTGATAGAAAAATTATTAAATTATATCGAAAAAAGTTATGCGCAATCACTGGGTGTATTATTAGTGGTACATTAATCAGTAATTATTTAGAAAGATTAGGTTTTGAAATTATTATAAATGATAATAATAAATATTGGTTAATTAAACCACCTAGCTGGAGATTTGACATTAATATAGAAGAAGATGTAATTAGTGAGTTATTACGAATATATGGATATGAAAATATTTATCCCTCTCCATTATTGACTCGTCCTGATATCGTACGTGATGATGAAGCGTATACTTTATTGAATAGAATTAAGTTATTTTTAGTAGATCAAGGTTATCATGAAGTTATTACGCATGGATTTGTTGATCCTAATTTTCAAAAATTTTTTTTTCCTAATGTTTCCCCTTTATGTTTATCTAATCCTATTTCTAAAGAAATGTCATCTATGAGAATGTCCTTATGGTGTGGTTTATTATCTAGTGTTATTTACAATCAAAATAGACAAGAGAATAAATTGCGTTTATTCGAAAGTGGATTATGTTTTTTGAAAGATTCTAAAGAGAATTTAGGAATTAATCAAAGTATGCATTTATCTGGAATATTGAGTGGATATAAAAATGAATTTCATTGGGATATGTTAAATAAAAAAGTTGATTTTTATGATGTAAAAGGTGATGTAGAATCTATTTTAGATATACTTGGAAAACTACATTTAATACAATTTAAGAATATTGACATTCCAGGATTGCATCCTAAACAGAGTACTGCTATCTTTTTGAAAGATAAAAGGATTGGAATTATAGGTGTTATTCATCCATATTTAGAAAGACAATTAGGTTTAAAAAATAAGACTATTGTATTTGAATTAATATGGCATGAAATTGCTCATTGTAATAGTTTTAAGTTTACGAAGATTTCCGAGTATCCACGTAGTACTAAAGATATTTCTATTATAGTAGATGAAACAATTTCAGTAGGCGATATAATTTTAGTATTTAAACAGTCTTCTTTTAAAAATATTGTTAATATATGTTTATTTGATATTTTTCGTGGAAACAAAATAGGAATAGGAAAAAAGAGTTTAACTTTTCGTTTAGTATTTGAAAATAGGTTAAAAACATTTACAGAAGAAGAAATTTTAAAGATTTTACAAGAATGTATTTTAATATTAAAGTTAAAGTTTAATGCGGTTTTGCGAGATAACTGA
- the rpmI gene encoding 50S ribosomal protein L35, which translates to MPKIKTLRSAAKRFKKTASGMFKRKQSNLRHILTKKSSNRKRHLRSKVIVSKGDESKVRLFLPYL; encoded by the coding sequence ATGCCTAAAATAAAAACTTTGCGTAGTGCAGCTAAACGTTTTAAAAAAACTGCGTCTGGTATGTTTAAACGAAAACAATCTAATTTGCGGCATATTTTAACAAAAAAATCTTCTAATCGTAAGCGACATTTGCGATCAAAGGTAATAGTATCTAAAGGAGATGAAAGTAAGGTTCGTTTATTTTTACCTTATTTATGA
- the infC gene encoding translation initiation factor IF-3, whose amino-acid sequence MKVVKRIQITKPNRINNEIRSSKVRLTDFHGKQIGIVTLNDALKRAQELGVDLVEISPNAEPPVCRIMNYGKFLYQKSKSIKKQKKKQKVVNVKEIKFRPGTDESDYQVKLRNSIRFLENGNKVKITLRFRGREMVHQQIGVKVLNRVKHDLEQLSSIEAFPSKIEGRQMIMILAPKKK is encoded by the coding sequence ATTAAAGTCGTAAAAAGAATACAAATAACAAAACCAAATCGTATAAATAATGAAATTCGTTCATCAAAAGTTCGTCTTACTGATTTTCATGGAAAACAGATTGGTATTGTTACTTTAAATGATGCATTAAAAAGAGCGCAGGAATTAGGAGTAGATTTAGTTGAAATTAGTCCAAATGCTGAACCTCCAGTATGTCGAATTATGAATTATGGCAAATTTCTATATCAAAAGAGTAAATCTATAAAAAAGCAGAAAAAAAAACAAAAAGTAGTAAACGTAAAAGAAATAAAATTTCGGCCTGGTACTGATGAAAGTGATTATCAAGTTAAATTACGAAATTCAATTCGGTTTTTAGAAAATGGAAATAAAGTTAAAATCACTTTACGTTTTCGTGGACGCGAAATGGTTCATCAGCAAATTGGTGTAAAAGTATTGAATCGCGTTAAACATGATTTAGAACAGTTATCTTCAATAGAAGCATTTCCATCTAAAATCGAAGGTCGTCAAATGATTATGATTTTAGCGCCTAAGAAAAAATAA
- the rplT gene encoding 50S ribosomal protein L20, whose amino-acid sequence MARVKRGVSARYRHKKILKKAKGYYGSRSRTYRSACQAVIKSGQYAYRDRRQKKRQFRKLWITRINAAVRENQISYSKFICGLRKLSINIDRKMLSEIATCDKRAFSSLVQSSKSIL is encoded by the coding sequence ATGGCTCGTGTAAAGCGTGGGGTAAGTGCTCGTTATCGTCATAAAAAAATATTAAAGAAAGCTAAAGGTTATTATGGTTCTCGATCACGAACATATAGGTCGGCATGTCAGGCTGTTATCAAATCAGGACAATACGCTTATCGTGATCGTCGTCAGAAAAAACGTCAATTTAGAAAGTTGTGGATAACTCGAATTAATGCTGCAGTACGTGAGAATCAAATATCTTATAGTAAATTTATATGCGGTTTAAGAAAATTATCAATCAATATTGATCGAAAGATGTTATCTGAAATTGCTACTTGTGATAAACGAGCTTTTAGTTCATTAGTACAAAGTTCGAAAAGTATTTTATAA
- the rplY gene encoding 50S ribosomal protein L25: protein MITINAIKRYKEGKSSSRRLRLNNKFPAVIYCHSKSNICIELDHNKISKIILNSDIYKEELTFIIDNFKYRVKVKSIQRHVFKPKILHMDFFRI, encoded by the coding sequence ATGATAACTATTAATGCAATTAAACGATATAAAGAAGGTAAGAGTTCTAGTCGTCGTTTACGTTTAAATAATAAATTTCCAGCTGTAATTTATTGTCATTCAAAATCTAATATTTGTATAGAATTAGATCATAATAAAATTTCTAAAATTATATTGAATTCTGACATTTATAAAGAAGAATTAACGTTTATAATAGATAATTTTAAATACAGAGTTAAAGTAAAATCTATACAAAGACATGTGTTTAAACCTAAAATTTTACATATGGATTTTTTTCGAATATAA
- the glyS gene encoding glycine--tRNA ligase subunit beta, with amino-acid sequence MNKTFLIEIGTEELPPKALKKIAKSFQTNMIESLKKNHIQYKKILWFATPRRIAIKIEKLNTTTQIIKKKYKGPSTVNAFDYLGNPTQSTKYWMKKLGITINQTFKKQEKEKEWLFYEKVIDNQTIEKQLIDISIFSFKHIYVPTFMKWNTTNIQFSRPIRNIVMLLDNEVIHTKILGIYTNRLLRGHIFMKSNIKINILHANEYPKILLKFGKVIADYNVRKNKILQESKNIANSVGGYVKIRDPLLEEITSLTEWPTALLGNFTQNFLKLPDEILIYIIENQQKYFTIYDQKSNKITNNFIIISNIKSQDPTNIILDNIKVLHSRFSDAEFFFKKDQKIPLKKYQPLLKKVIFQDSLGSLFDKTNRIKKLVAWITQFTHANLNDCIKSAHLCKCDLVTNMVFEFPKLQGIVGMYYALYNGESQDIAIAIKEHYFPRFSKDNIPINPISYSLALADKIDTLIGLFAIGKNSTSGDKDPFSLRRLTIGIIQIILKKNIPIDLSELIMQSLNIFNNIKNKREIFKNIKTFFLEKIYFMYIQQKYTPNIIKSILSCQNTQLIDIDLRIKSMFNIYNQNTLQSLVKIYKRVSNILILSKEPLYTKINFELIQEKEEHIIFELLKIIEEKIKHLLFQKDYTSILFELYNFYEPICNFFKNIKIHNDNYSIKINRLTMLNNIKHLFHRVADFSRLY; translated from the coding sequence ATGAATAAAACATTCTTAATAGAAATTGGAACTGAAGAGTTACCCCCAAAAGCACTAAAAAAAATCGCAAAATCTTTTCAAACCAATATGATAGAATCATTAAAAAAAAATCACATACAATATAAAAAAATATTATGGTTTGCTACACCAAGAAGAATAGCTATAAAAATAGAAAAACTAAATACAACTACACAAATAATTAAAAAAAAATATAAAGGACCATCTACTGTAAATGCTTTTGACTATTTAGGAAATCCTACTCAATCTACTAAATATTGGATGAAAAAATTAGGAATTACAATAAATCAAACATTTAAAAAACAAGAAAAAGAAAAAGAATGGCTATTTTATGAAAAAGTTATTGATAATCAAACTATCGAAAAACAACTTATAGATATTTCTATCTTTTCTTTTAAACATATTTACGTTCCTACGTTTATGAAATGGAACACAACTAATATACAATTTTCTAGACCAATTCGAAATATAGTTATGTTATTAGATAACGAAGTGATACACACAAAAATATTAGGAATATACACTAACAGATTACTTCGTGGACACATTTTTATGAAATCTAATATAAAAATTAACATTCTACATGCAAACGAGTATCCAAAAATATTGTTAAAATTTGGAAAAGTTATCGCTGATTACAACGTTCGAAAGAATAAAATTCTACAAGAATCTAAAAATATTGCTAATTCTGTTGGAGGATATGTTAAAATACGTGATCCATTACTAGAAGAAATAACATCACTAACAGAATGGCCCACTGCTCTTTTAGGTAATTTTACACAAAACTTTCTTAAACTTCCAGATGAAATATTAATTTATATCATAGAAAATCAACAAAAATATTTCACGATATATGATCAAAAAAGTAATAAAATTACAAATAATTTTATTATTATTTCAAATATAAAATCACAAGACCCAACAAACATTATTTTAGATAATATAAAAGTATTACATTCTCGTTTTTCCGATGCAGAATTCTTTTTTAAAAAAGATCAAAAAATCCCATTAAAAAAATATCAACCGCTATTAAAGAAAGTTATTTTTCAAGATTCTTTAGGATCTCTATTTGATAAAACAAATAGAATCAAAAAACTAGTTGCTTGGATAACACAATTCACTCATGCTAACTTAAATGATTGTATAAAATCAGCACACCTATGCAAATGTGATTTGGTAACAAATATGGTATTTGAATTTCCTAAATTACAAGGGATAGTAGGTATGTACTATGCATTATACAATGGAGAATCTCAAGATATTGCAATAGCTATTAAAGAACATTATTTTCCTAGATTTTCTAAAGATAATATTCCAATTAATCCTATTTCTTACTCTTTAGCATTAGCAGATAAAATAGATACATTAATCGGTTTATTTGCTATTGGAAAAAACTCTACTTCTGGAGACAAGGATCCGTTTTCTCTAAGACGATTAACAATTGGAATTATTCAAATTATCCTAAAAAAAAACATACCTATTGATTTATCTGAACTAATTATGCAATCATTAAATATATTTAATAATATCAAAAATAAACGTGAAATATTTAAGAATATAAAAACATTTTTTTTAGAAAAAATATATTTTATGTACATACAACAAAAATATACACCAAATATAATAAAATCTATATTGTCCTGTCAAAATACACAATTAATAGACATAGATTTGCGAATAAAAAGTATGTTTAATATATATAATCAAAATACATTGCAATCTTTAGTCAAAATTTATAAAAGAGTTTCTAATATATTAATATTATCTAAAGAACCTTTATACACAAAAATAAATTTTGAACTTATCCAAGAAAAAGAAGAACACATAATTTTCGAATTGCTGAAAATTATAGAAGAAAAAATAAAACATTTACTTTTTCAAAAAGATTATACATCCATATTGTTCGAATTATACAATTTTTATGAGCCAATTTGTAATTTCTTTAAAAATATAAAAATACACAATGACAATTATTCCATTAAAATAAACAGACTAACTATGTTAAATAATATCAAACATCTATTTCATAGAGTAGCCGATTTCTCACGTTTATACTAA
- the glyQ gene encoding glycine--tRNA ligase subunit alpha, with protein sequence MNNVKTFYQIITILKQYWHNQNCIIIQPLDLPIGAGTFHHKTFFGTIGPEPISIAYVQASRRPSDGRYGKNPNRLQHYYQFQVIIKPSLDDIQDIYLKSLQALDINLQTNDIRFIEDNWENPTLGASGQGWEVWINGMEITQFTYFQQMGGFNCDPISTEITYGLERIALHIQNKNNIYDILWDNNQKNITYGDLFFQNELEHSIYNFKHSNIDICSNLFTIHIQEAEKILHLPVPLIFPAYEHVLHGIHYFNLLDAKKNFSTTERQKHILNIRSIIKKIAQAYYIFRKKLNFPLLRYN encoded by the coding sequence ATGAATAATGTAAAAACGTTTTATCAAATCATTACTATATTAAAACAATATTGGCATAACCAAAATTGTATAATTATTCAACCGTTAGATTTGCCAATAGGAGCTGGTACTTTTCACCATAAAACCTTTTTTGGAACAATTGGGCCAGAACCAATTTCTATCGCATATGTACAAGCATCGAGACGACCATCTGACGGTAGATATGGAAAAAATCCTAATCGACTACAACACTACTATCAATTTCAAGTAATAATAAAACCTTCTCTCGATGATATCCAAGATATATATTTAAAATCATTGCAAGCGTTAGACATAAATCTTCAAACTAATGATATAAGATTTATAGAAGATAACTGGGAAAATCCAACGTTAGGAGCATCTGGGCAAGGATGGGAAGTATGGATCAACGGTATGGAAATTACGCAATTTACTTATTTTCAGCAAATGGGAGGATTTAATTGTGATCCTATTTCTACTGAAATAACTTATGGTTTAGAAAGAATAGCTCTTCACATACAAAATAAAAATAACATATATGATATTCTATGGGATAATAATCAAAAAAATATCACTTATGGAGATTTATTTTTTCAAAATGAATTAGAACATTCTATATATAATTTTAAACATTCCAATATTGATATTTGCTCTAATTTATTTACAATACATATACAAGAAGCAGAAAAAATATTACATTTACCAGTACCTCTAATATTTCCAGCATACGAACACGTATTACATGGGATACATTATTTTAATTTACTAGATGCAAAAAAAAATTTTTCTACTACTGAGCGACAAAAGCATATTTTAAATATTAGAAGTATTATAAAGAAAATTGCTCAAGCATACTACATTTTCAGAAAAAAATTAAATTTTCCACTATTACGATACAATTAA
- a CDS encoding DedA family protein: protein MNKKREDMEDWFLYLITKSVLYSFPIIITVAFLESLALVGLFLPGIIFMAALGTLIGNGTLNFYPSWIAGFIGCICGDSISYYLGWKFKKYLNNFYLLKNNKTILKKITSTLNKYTMFTIILGKFVGPTRPLIPMVCGMLNVSLKKFFSYTIFGCILWPPIYFFPGIITGIAINTAQITENEYFKIFLFSFIILIWISFWIVWKILKKNRK, encoded by the coding sequence GTGAATAAAAAACGAGAAGATATGGAAGACTGGTTTTTATATTTAATAACGAAATCTGTTTTATATTCATTTCCTATAATAATAACAGTAGCATTTCTAGAGTCTTTAGCATTAGTAGGTTTATTTCTACCAGGAATAATATTTATGGCAGCTCTAGGTACCTTAATTGGAAATGGAACATTAAATTTTTACCCATCTTGGATAGCAGGATTTATTGGTTGTATATGTGGGGATTCAATTTCATATTATCTTGGCTGGAAATTTAAAAAATATTTAAATAATTTCTACTTATTAAAAAATAATAAAACAATTCTAAAAAAAATAACATCTACTTTAAATAAATATACTATGTTTACAATCATTTTAGGAAAATTTGTTGGTCCTACTAGACCTTTGATTCCTATGGTTTGTGGTATGTTAAATGTATCATTAAAAAAATTTTTTTCATATACTATATTTGGATGTATATTATGGCCACCTATATATTTTTTTCCAGGAATTATAACTGGAATAGCTATTAATACCGCACAAATAACAGAAAATGAATACTTTAAAATCTTTTTATTTTCATTTATTATACTCATTTGGATAAGTTTTTGGATTGTTTGGAAAATTTTAAAAAAAAATAGAAAATAA
- the nfo gene encoding deoxyribonuclease IV, producing MRYVGAHVSISGGLDKAVIRAKNLHATAFALFTNNPLRWTTHTLQDKNYINFKDLCKEYNYCPSQILPHSGYLINLGHPCDNSLHKSRLAFIDEIRRCQRLGLYLLNFHPGSHLNKISEKKCLERIANSINLALEQTTQVKLILENTAGQGTNVGYSFEHLAFIINKISDKNRIGVCLDTCHLFAFGYDLRTEFLCRKTFKNFSDVIGFKYLCGMHFNDSRSMFKSRVDRHHNLGQGYIGKLAFNWIIKNINCMNIPIILETTNKSLWIKEIDWLKSL from the coding sequence ATGAGATATGTAGGAGCACATGTTAGTATATCAGGAGGTTTAGATAAAGCAGTTATTAGAGCAAAAAATTTACATGCTACTGCTTTTGCATTATTTACTAACAATCCTTTACGGTGGACTACACATACTCTTCAAGATAAGAATTACATAAATTTTAAAGATTTGTGTAAAGAATATAATTATTGTCCATCTCAAATTTTACCTCATAGTGGTTACTTAATTAATTTAGGGCATCCTTGTGATAATAGTTTACATAAATCTCGATTAGCTTTTATTGATGAAATAAGAAGATGTCAAAGATTAGGATTATATCTTTTAAATTTTCATCCTGGAAGTCATTTAAATAAAATTAGTGAAAAAAAATGCTTAGAGAGAATTGCTAATTCAATTAATCTAGCATTAGAACAAACTACTCAAGTAAAATTAATACTTGAAAATACAGCTGGTCAAGGAACAAATGTTGGTTATTCTTTTGAACATTTAGCTTTTATTATTAACAAAATAAGTGATAAAAATCGCATTGGAGTATGTTTAGATACGTGCCATTTATTTGCTTTCGGATATGATTTACGTACAGAATTTTTGTGTAGAAAAACTTTTAAAAATTTCAGTGATGTTATAGGATTTAAGTATTTATGTGGAATGCATTTTAATGATTCTAGATCAATGTTTAAAAGTCGTGTGGATAGGCATCATAATCTAGGACAAGGTTATATTGGAAAGTTGGCGTTTAATTGGATTATTAAAAATATTAATTGTATGAACATTCCAATTATATTAGAAACAACAAATAAAAGTTTATGGATAAAAGAAATTGATTGGTTAAAATCGTTATAA
- the yajC gene encoding preprotein translocase subunit YajC, with protein sequence MHSLISDAFSINNNIHQNSLYSLLCMLLFFVLVFYFIIVRPQKNKVREHKNIIDSLATGDEILTSSGFVGKIKKITRIGYVLLELNKNVEVLIKKDYVLLVLPKGTVKTI encoded by the coding sequence ATGCATTCTTTAATTTCTGATGCTTTTTCTATAAATAATAATATTCATCAAAATAGTTTATATTCATTGTTATGTATGTTACTATTTTTTGTATTAGTTTTTTATTTTATTATTGTTCGACCACAAAAAAATAAAGTTAGAGAACATAAAAATATCATTGATTCTCTTGCTACAGGAGATGAAATATTAACTTCTAGTGGATTTGTAGGAAAAATAAAGAAAATTACTAGAATAGGATATGTTTTATTGGAATTGAATAAAAATGTTGAAGTATTAATAAAAAAAGATTATGTGCTGTTAGTATTACCAAAAGGCACTGTAAAAACTATTTAA
- the rsmA gene encoding 16S rRNA (adenine(1518)-N(6)/adenine(1519)-N(6))-dimethyltransferase RsmA: MIKFTYNKHCVKKRLGQNFLINNDVINNIISSISPKSTDVMVEIGPGLGALTDHIYNIVHKLFVIEYDNDLVTKLLIAYSNIKNLEIFFKNVLEFDFFRIGNNYYNSIRVFGNLPYNISVSILLHLFKYNNIVDIHCMFQKEVADRLLACPGTKNYGRLSIISQYYCNITRLFDVYPQSFRPIPKINSTFLRLSPHKKYSCSMKNIKHLIKIVTLAFRNRRKILKNSLSELFNENTLINLKINPMLRAENLSVKQYCYLSNYISSL; this comes from the coding sequence ATGATTAAATTTACTTATAATAAACACTGCGTTAAAAAGAGGTTAGGGCAAAACTTTTTAATAAATAATGATGTTATAAACAATATTATTAGTAGTATTAGTCCTAAGAGCACAGATGTAATGGTAGAAATTGGTCCCGGTTTAGGTGCACTCACTGATCATATTTATAATATTGTACATAAGCTATTTGTGATAGAATATGATAATGATTTAGTGACTAAGTTATTAATTGCGTATAGTAATATAAAAAATTTAGAAATTTTTTTTAAAAATGTATTAGAATTTGATTTTTTTCGAATAGGCAATAATTATTATAATTCTATACGAGTTTTTGGAAATTTACCGTATAATATTTCAGTTTCAATATTATTGCATCTTTTCAAATACAATAATATTGTCGACATACATTGTATGTTTCAGAAAGAAGTGGCAGATCGTTTATTAGCTTGTCCTGGTACAAAAAATTATGGAAGATTAAGTATTATTTCGCAATATTATTGTAATATAACACGCTTATTTGATGTTTATCCTCAGTCTTTTCGACCTATTCCTAAGATTAATTCTACTTTTTTAAGATTATCTCCTCATAAAAAATATTCATGTTCCATGAAAAATATAAAACATTTAATTAAAATTGTTACCCTAGCGTTTAGAAATAGAAGAAAAATTTTAAAAAATAGTTTATCTGAGTTATTTAATGAAAATACATTAATAAATTTAAAAATTAATCCTATGTTACGTGCTGAGAATTTATCAGTAAAACAATATTGTTATTTATCAAATTATATTAGTTCATTATAA
- the pheS gene encoding phenylalanine--tRNA ligase subunit alpha, with product MNAFKDNLLIEINKHKKYLEILSCNTSLDKELIDTSLVGRRNDIGTFHPITTMINNIENFFSKLGFTIVRGQEIDDEYHNFDALNISKNHPSRTDHDTFWFDSNYLLRTQTSNMQIRSMEEMNLPIRIIVPGKVYRNDHDVTHTPMFHQIEGLVIDKHINFSNLKWTIELFLGYFFNKNVNIRFRPSYFPFTFLSSEVDILGEDKKWLEILGCGMVHPNVFKNVGIDSKIYSGYAFGLGVERVSMLQYGISDIRIFFENDLKFLRQFK from the coding sequence TTGAATGCGTTTAAAGATAATTTATTAATTGAAATTAATAAACATAAGAAATATTTAGAAATCTTATCTTGTAATACGTCTTTAGATAAAGAACTTATTGATACATCATTAGTTGGTCGTCGAAATGACATTGGAACTTTTCATCCAATTACTACTATGATTAACAATATAGAAAATTTTTTTTCAAAATTAGGTTTTACAATAGTTAGGGGTCAAGAAATAGATGATGAATATCATAATTTCGATGCATTAAATATTTCAAAAAATCATCCATCTAGAACTGATCATGATACTTTTTGGTTTGATTCAAATTACTTACTGCGTACACAAACTTCTAACATGCAAATTAGATCTATGGAAGAAATGAATTTGCCAATCAGAATTATTGTTCCAGGAAAAGTTTATAGGAACGATCATGATGTTACTCATACTCCTATGTTTCATCAAATTGAAGGATTAGTGATTGATAAGCATATAAATTTTTCTAATTTAAAATGGACTATTGAACTATTTTTAGGCTATTTTTTTAATAAAAATGTCAACATTCGATTTCGACCATCATATTTTCCTTTTACTTTTTTATCATCTGAAGTAGATATTTTAGGAGAGGATAAAAAATGGTTAGAAATTTTAGGTTGTGGAATGGTTCATCCAAATGTATTTAAAAATGTAGGTATTGATTCAAAAATATATTCTGGTTATGCTTTTGGATTAGGAGTGGAAAGAGTGTCTATGCTTCAATATGGTATTTCAGATATACGTATTTTTTTTGAGAATGATTTAAAATTTCTTAGACAATTTAAATAA